The following proteins are encoded in a genomic region of Diabrotica virgifera virgifera chromosome 1, PGI_DIABVI_V3a:
- the LOC126890641 gene encoding putative uncharacterized protein DDB_G0282133, translating into METRLNKKQKETEERYSEEGIENVDEEISITETTIKETTTEMSTMDRILQMLQIQEENSRRQAEKIKKSIDENSKRQDLGFKQMEQRLEQHKEEVQMYVKQMKHEVEQKTKEISQNLEKHTKKLQNLEKHVEDRDEEIEDRFRKLDKKLLEVKTQHNTGERRQVIIHNGAENKVQFGGDIKKQHPVPFIRMLKNKKQGYEEFEEAKDMIRTHFRDGAALWFESKQNELQDWEEFERKFLRYYWGKEKQMVVNSELQNGKYDEKLGISEEKYALQVYASGQYLNYNYSEEQLVELIARHFDNTMEDYVTLQGYRDMDSLCQFLVVREARRKERRTGKQTENNGNNQTNRTNNYRQSRNENPYRYNGYRDNEGQRYTNNFNQNRYEQNRNGYHQNRFQNSGRNYNNQPYQPNAGRENCNRGNQYNNNNGQGREQNREINSLSFIREGENEQGHQEIDNVEVEINRAGSSFQEGTH; encoded by the coding sequence ATGGAGACAAGactcaacaaaaaacaaaaggaAACAGAAGAACGTTATAGCGAGGAAGGAATAGAAAATGTAGACGAAGAAATTAGTATTACAGAAACAACAATCAAGGAGACTACCACAGAAATGTCAACAATGGATAGGATATTACAAATGCTACAGATACAGGAAGAAAACAGTAGAAGACAagcagaaaaaataaaaaaaagtatagatgaAAACAGTAAACGACAAGATCTAGGTTTTAAACAAATGGAGCAGAGACTAGAACAGCATAAAGAGGAGGTACAAATGTATGTAAAACAGATGAAACATGAAGTAGAGCAGAAAACAAAGGAAATTAGccaaaatttagaaaaacatacCAAGAAACTACAGAATTTGGAGAAACATGTAGAAGATAGAGACGAGGAAATAGAGGATAGATTTAGAAAATTGGATAAGAAACTATTGGAAGTAAAAACACAACATAATACTGGAGAAAGAAGACAAGTAATTATACACAATGGAGCAGAAAATAAGGtccaatttggcggggatataAAGAAACAGCACCCAGTCCCGTTTATTAGgatgcttaaaaataaaaaacaaggaTATGAAGAGTTTGAAGAGGCTAAGGATATGATAAGGACTCATTTTAGGGATGGAGCAGCATTATGGTTCGAGAGTAAGCAAAATGAGTTGCAAGATTGGGAAGAATTTGAAAGaaaatttttgagatattattGGGGAAAAGAGAAACAGATGGTCGTGAATAGTGAACTACAAAATGGAAAATATGATGAGAAACTAGGAATATCTGAAGAGAAATATGCATTGCAAGTATACGCCAGTGGgcaatatttaaattataattattcggaAGAACAGCTAGTTGAATTGATAGCAAGACATTTTGACAATACAATGGAAGACTATGTCACCTTACAAGGTTATAGGGACATGGACAGTTTATGCCAGTTCTTAGTTGTAAGAGAAGCTCGAAGAAAAGAAAGAAGGACCGGTAAACAAACGGAAAACAATGGGAACAACCAAACAAACCGCACAAACAACTACAGACAGTCTCGTAATGAAAATCCTTACCGATACAATGGATATAGGGATAATGAGGGACAAAGATATACAAACAATTTTAATCAAAATAGGTATGAACAGAATAGAAATGGATATCATCAAAATAGATTTCAAAACAGTGGGAGAAATTATAACAATCAACCATATCAGCCAAATGCAGGTCGGGAAAATTGTAATAGAGGAAACCAATATAACAACAACAATGGACAAGGAAGAGAACAGAACAGAGAAATAAACAGCCTAAGTTTCATCAGAGAAGGAGAAAATGAACAAGGACACCAAGAAATAGACAATGTGGAAGTAGAAATCAATAGAGCAGGGTCGTCTTTTCAGGAGGGCACTCACTAA